The following proteins are encoded in a genomic region of Arcobacter suis CECT 7833:
- a CDS encoding SRPBCC family protein, translated as MQTFIKSSYINCDIKSLFDFHLDTNNLTFITPPDTRVELLTKDFKPQIGQILKIKSTKYFIPMNWEVKIEKIDEPNLLVDLALKSPFAFWEHKHIFIKHGNMSELKDVITFKMPFGFLGKLLEGFVKKDLQKMFDFRHKITKEILEKGKN; from the coding sequence ATGCAAACATTTATTAAAAGCTCATATATAAACTGTGATATAAAATCTCTTTTTGATTTTCATTTAGACACAAATAATCTAACATTTATTACTCCTCCTGATACTCGTGTTGAATTATTAACAAAAGATTTTAAACCACAAATTGGACAAATACTTAAAATCAAAAGTACTAAATATTTTATACCAATGAATTGGGAAGTTAAAATAGAAAAAATTGATGAGCCAAATTTACTGGTAGACTTAGCCTTAAAATCGCCTTTTGCTTTTTGGGAACATAAACATATATTTATAAAACATGGAAATATGAGTGAATTAAAAGATGTAATTACTTTTAAAATGCCCTTTGGATTTTTGGGAAAATTACTTGAAGGATTTGTAAAAAAAGATTTACAAAAGATGTTTGATTTTAGACACAAAATCACAAAAGAAATTTTAGAAAAGGGTAAAAATTGA
- a CDS encoding DUF2971 domain-containing protein, protein MLLFKYVSNLDYILKDGYIRATQLSTLNDPFEANYDENGLKQLVRELDDFYDFDVVDYIEKEKHKIGVISFSESKDNLLMWSHYANEHKGGLIAFYFYESSIISDLVLLDGTWGKSVFDGNCIPVKYRKQPIYKIDKFDRDYSNIYALGIDRLLYEIFQQKSDEWIYEKEHRIILKLEQADRIVIDKEDIKKYEYKKEILFKKLIENNIPIENDFIEFTKDKLYIYLDRIEDKSYRSIFASFFASLAKGNPNIVFLFKISTSRIFSIAYGHRNENIKEYKIEDKYMYFEMLKTNIDKFNYTLGFEKIKDVRK, encoded by the coding sequence ATGCTTTTATTTAAATATGTAAGCAATCTTGATTATATACTAAAAGATGGATATATTAGAGCTACTCAATTAAGTACATTAAATGACCCCTTTGAAGCAAACTATGATGAAAATGGTTTAAAACAATTAGTAAGAGAACTTGATGATTTTTATGATTTTGATGTAGTAGATTATATTGAAAAAGAAAAACATAAAATTGGTGTTATAAGTTTTAGTGAATCAAAAGATAATCTTTTGATGTGGAGTCATTATGCAAATGAGCATAAAGGTGGTTTAATCGCATTTTATTTTTATGAAAGTTCAATAATTAGTGATTTAGTTTTACTTGATGGTACTTGGGGTAAATCTGTTTTTGATGGCAACTGTATACCAGTAAAATATAGAAAACAACCTATTTATAAAATTGATAAATTTGATAGGGATTATTCAAATATTTATGCATTGGGTATAGATAGGCTTTTATATGAAATTTTTCAACAAAAAAGTGACGAATGGATTTATGAAAAAGAACATAGAATTATTTTAAAACTTGAACAAGCAGATAGGATTGTAATTGATAAAGAAGATATAAAAAAGTATGAATATAAAAAAGAAATCTTATTTAAAAAATTAATAGAAAATAATATACCTATTGAGAATGATTTTATAGAGTTTACAAAGGATAAGCTTTATATTTATTTGGACAGAATAGAAGATAAAAGTTATAGGAGTATTTTTGCAAGTTTTTTTGCATCATTGGCAAAAGGTAATCCTAATATAGTTTTTCTATTTAAAATTTCAACTTCACGTATTTTTTCAATTGCTTATGGACATAGAAATGAAAATATTAAAGAGTACAAAATAGAAGATAAATATATGTATTTTGAGATGTTAAAAACTAATATTGATAAATTTAATTATACTTTAGGATTTGAAAAAATAAAAGATGTAAGGAAGTAA
- a CDS encoding 3'-5' exonuclease, translating to MIIIDFETNTSNIGDVIEVAAVRIDKNFNILDKFHRYYLSRYPVNYFSFAVHRLTPELILDYRKDKSYCSYFTEDEDFLEFCSSSETLIAHNITFELRHIDNKVKFKKHICTMAGNKEIVKAYGKSGRLKNPKLDETCLYYGIEFDGDKYHSATYDVTKTYEILKRMNIKL from the coding sequence GTGATAATAATAGATTTTGAAACGAATACAAGTAATATTGGCGATGTAATAGAAGTGGCAGCTGTGCGAATTGATAAAAATTTTAATATTTTAGATAAATTTCATAGATATTATTTATCTAGGTATCCAGTAAATTATTTTTCTTTTGCAGTTCATAGATTAACACCTGAGTTGATACTTGATTATAGAAAAGATAAATCTTATTGTTCATATTTCACAGAAGATGAAGATTTTTTAGAGTTTTGTTCAAGTAGTGAAACTTTAATTGCCCATAATATTACTTTTGAATTAAGACATATTGATAATAAAGTAAAATTCAAAAAACATATTTGTACAATGGCTGGAAATAAAGAAATTGTAAAAGCTTATGGAAAAAGTGGAAGATTAAAAAATCCAAAACTCGATGAAACTTGTTTATATTATGGAATAGAGTTTGATGGGGATAAATACCATAGTGCAACTTATGATGTAACAAAAACCTATGAAATTCTAAAAAGAATGAACATAAAGTTATAA
- a CDS encoding phytoene desaturase family protein, translated as MKNVDIVVIGSGIGGSLISALNKNKDLILFEKDKNLGGCASTFKRNAAYFNAGATTFVGYENNHPIKNIFDEVGIIPNIIQSKIAIRTIQNRKIVDRIQNFEEFLTQLNSVYYHKNNRIFWKTIKEIDEKFWNLKKVYFAKYGFQEYFKTALFVAELLKEFGFMLFKTADGYINEILPNISKEYKAFINAQLLITLQTDSKDLSLLAMSLGLSYPFHKVFYPIGGMGQIIEDLLKDVNVQNKEQIISIKKEQNKYRLISTKDEYLASQVILNSAIFESSKLFLDENIKKYYDKFSFSDQSAFVVYLKLDSKEKLLHHYQIILKKNIPNCISNSFFVSISDINDEKLSKDGYSITISTHSKAIFWEGLTKDEYEAKKEFTQNFIIKEFLNNFDNIKQENIKTLFSATSKTFYRYINRSNCGGKPITAKTIFQLPSCNTPFDGLYNVGDTVFAGQGWPGVAIGVGVLNKELNKI; from the coding sequence ATGAAAAATGTTGATATAGTTGTTATTGGAAGTGGAATAGGGGGAAGTCTGATTTCTGCTTTAAATAAAAACAAAGATTTAATCCTTTTTGAAAAGGATAAAAACTTAGGAGGTTGTGCTTCAACTTTTAAAAGAAATGCCGCTTATTTCAACGCAGGAGCCACAACTTTTGTAGGTTATGAAAATAATCATCCAATTAAAAATATCTTTGACGAAGTAGGGATTATTCCAAATATTATTCAAAGTAAAATAGCAATTAGAACTATTCAGAATAGAAAAATCGTAGATAGAATACAAAATTTTGAAGAGTTTTTAACCCAATTAAACAGCGTTTATTATCACAAAAACAATAGAATTTTTTGGAAAACAATCAAAGAAATAGATGAAAAATTTTGGAATTTAAAAAAAGTATATTTTGCAAAATATGGTTTTCAAGAATATTTTAAAACAGCTTTGTTTGTAGCTGAACTTTTAAAAGAGTTTGGTTTTATGCTTTTTAAAACAGCAGATGGATATATAAATGAAATTTTGCCAAATATTTCAAAAGAGTACAAAGCTTTTATAAATGCGCAACTTTTAATAACTCTTCAAACAGACTCAAAAGATTTGTCACTTTTAGCCATGAGTTTGGGGTTATCATATCCATTTCATAAGGTTTTTTATCCAATTGGTGGAATGGGACAAATAATAGAAGATTTATTAAAAGATGTAAATGTTCAAAATAAAGAACAAATAATTTCAATAAAAAAAGAGCAAAACAAATATAGATTAATCTCCACAAAAGATGAATATTTGGCTTCACAAGTGATATTAAATTCGGCAATTTTTGAAAGTTCAAAACTATTTTTAGATGAAAATATAAAAAAATATTACGATAAATTTTCATTTTCAGACCAAAGTGCTTTTGTGGTTTATTTGAAGTTAGATTCAAAAGAGAAACTTTTACATCACTATCAAATTATTTTAAAAAAAAATATTCCAAATTGTATTTCAAACTCATTTTTTGTTTCAATTTCAGATATAAATGATGAGAAATTATCAAAAGATGGATATTCAATCACAATTTCAACCCATTCAAAAGCCATATTTTGGGAAGGTTTAACAAAAGATGAATATGAAGCTAAAAAAGAGTTCACACAAAATTTTATAATAAAAGAGTTTTTGAATAATTTTGATAATATAAAACAAGAAAACATAAAAACACTATTTTCAGCCACTTCAAAAACTTTTTATAGATATATAAATCGAAGTAATTGTGGCGGAAAACCAATAACAGCAAAAACAATTTTTCAACTTCCAAGTTGCAACACGCCATTTGATGGTTTGTACAATGTAGGTGATACGGTTTTTGCAGGGCAAGGCTGGCCAGGAGTTGCTATTGGAGTTGGGGTTTTAAATAAGGAATTAAACAAAATATAA
- a CDS encoding DUF523 and DUF1722 domain-containing protein codes for MKLGVSACLIGTQCRYDGIGANDKFVIDVLQKYFQTVPYCPETIIWGSPREAIRQTLSEAGELKIVTSTKNPKDVTFELENISKECANKIQNDDLCGFILKSSSPTCGLERVKVYKPFNAPSVKNGVGVFAKQIKEKYPYLPVEEEGRLIDPWLRENFLMQIFAYQDLHNFIKSNPSFNDLVIFHTSYKYLIYSKAQKSYTTLGRIVANKEKKQLDEILLEYKEEFLKAISLKGNVNKTYNVLLHMFGYFKKLITKEEKEDILQALQEFKDKIIPLIAVMKIINLYVKRFDVQYLKVQKFLNPYPKELSLRSDIKAYK; via the coding sequence ATGAAACTAGGAGTATCAGCTTGTCTAATAGGCACTCAATGTAGATATGATGGTATTGGAGCAAATGATAAGTTTGTTATTGATGTTTTACAAAAATATTTCCAAACAGTTCCTTATTGTCCTGAAACTATAATTTGGGGAAGTCCAAGAGAGGCAATTCGACAAACTTTAAGTGAAGCTGGTGAACTTAAAATTGTAACTTCTACAAAAAATCCAAAAGATGTAACTTTTGAGCTTGAAAATATCTCAAAAGAGTGTGCAAATAAAATCCAAAATGATGATTTATGTGGTTTTATTTTAAAATCATCGTCTCCCACTTGTGGGCTTGAAAGGGTAAAAGTATATAAACCTTTTAACGCGCCAAGTGTAAAAAATGGTGTTGGAGTTTTTGCAAAACAGATAAAAGAAAAATATCCTTATTTGCCAGTTGAAGAAGAGGGAAGATTAATTGACCCATGGCTTAGGGAAAACTTTTTGATGCAAATTTTTGCATATCAAGATTTACATAATTTTATAAAATCAAATCCTAGTTTTAATGACCTAGTGATTTTTCACACTTCTTACAAATATCTGATTTATTCAAAAGCTCAAAAATCATATACAACACTTGGCAGAATCGTTGCAAACAAAGAGAAAAAACAGTTAGATGAAATTTTACTTGAATATAAAGAAGAGTTTTTAAAAGCAATAAGCCTAAAAGGAAATGTAAATAAAACTTACAATGTTTTACTTCATATGTTTGGATATTTTAAAAAACTAATCACAAAAGAGGAAAAAGAAGATATTTTACAAGCACTTCAAGAGTTTAAAGACAAAATTATTCCTTTAATTGCCGTTATGAAAATCATAAATTTATATGTAAAAAGATTTGATGTTCAGTATTTAAAAGTGCAAAAGTTTTTAAATCCATATCCAAAAGAGTTATCTTTAAGAAGCGACATTAAGGCCTACAAATAA
- a CDS encoding sensor histidine kinase encodes MQTVELKIAPKDWLYIIIIGSFFGFFISLCFYFISYDLQNISTIVFSTSTAVFISLFAFFLITVSNKFILPKVEKKFWYLISFIFSFLSGFLGFSFSFILFSFGDFKILHIISPFWIYISITIGFLTFLVGLILHQFISMKYKNEEIKTQILETKLKALENELNPHFLFNALNSVSELIYVDQKKAENAVIEISKFLRNAINKESLISLETELSMVKTYVNIENVRFDEKIVLNIKDFSEFKNIRIPKFSIQLLVENAIKHGYLGKTLNIDITFSKDRIRVQNDGKIANIVKFGTGLSNLQKRLELQKVGNLSFEKLDDKMLFVIELKDKN; translated from the coding sequence ATGCAAACAGTTGAACTAAAAATCGCACCAAAAGATTGGCTTTACATCATCATAATTGGGTCATTTTTTGGGTTTTTTATATCTTTATGTTTTTATTTTATAAGTTATGATTTACAAAATATTTCAACGATTGTTTTTAGTACAAGTACTGCTGTTTTTATCTCTTTATTTGCATTTTTTTTGATTACAGTTTCAAATAAGTTTATTCTTCCAAAGGTAGAAAAAAAGTTTTGGTATTTGATTAGTTTTATATTCTCTTTTTTATCTGGATTTTTGGGTTTTAGCTTTTCTTTTATTCTTTTTTCTTTTGGTGATTTTAAAATTTTGCATATTATTTCGCCATTTTGGATTTACATTTCTATTACAATTGGATTTTTGACTTTTTTGGTTGGTTTGATTTTGCATCAATTTATCTCTATGAAATACAAAAATGAAGAGATAAAAACGCAAATTTTAGAGACAAAACTAAAAGCTTTAGAAAATGAGCTAAATCCTCACTTTTTATTTAATGCTTTAAATTCTGTTTCTGAGTTGATTTATGTTGACCAAAAAAAAGCTGAAAATGCAGTGATTGAAATATCAAAATTTTTGCGAAATGCTATAAATAAAGAGAGTCTAATTTCCCTTGAAACAGAACTTTCTATGGTAAAAACTTATGTGAATATTGAAAATGTAAGATTCGATGAAAAAATAGTTTTAAATATAAAAGATTTTAGTGAATTTAAAAACATCAGAATACCAAAGTTTTCAATTCAACTTTTAGTAGAAAATGCCATAAAACATGGATATTTGGGAAAAACTTTGAATATTGATATAACTTTCTCAAAAGACAGAATAAGAGTACAAAATGATGGTAAAATAGCTAATATAGTGAAATTTGGAACGGGTTTATCAAATCTTCAAAAAAGATTGGAACTTCAAAAAGTGGGCAATTTATCGTTTGAAAAGTTAGATGATAAGATGTTATTTGTAATAGAATTAAAGGATAAAAATTGA
- a CDS encoding DEAD/DEAH box helicase: MNLDEKIINALKDLDYKEATEIQKKAIPIALKKRDILAAAQSGTGKTAAFLLPILTELLANKQPNKPILRALILVPTRELATQISKAVDDFSKYMEVESIAMVGGVSTKDQEKKIVKGLDILVATSGRLMEHLKNGTVDLSSVTTVVIDEVDTMLDMGFLEDIEKILPSVGPKRQIMMFSATMNQNVKKLAKEFLTDPVVIEVAQQRSAVKIIDQQIVLVDEANKAAALSYIIGSKNYSQVLVFVNMKIEADTLVEHLELDGLPAGCIHGDVRQTARAKVMRKFKSGEIRVLVATDIAARGIDIELLPIVVNYALPETVTDYTHRIGRTGRAGNPGIALTLLSVKDYKMMIDIEKELIINIPRTEVEGFEATEKKPRLFKARPKKLSVKKAEAGKVAKKTGFAKTNAPEKKPAKKKKITKRDDNRSFGKK, from the coding sequence ATGAACTTAGATGAAAAAATCATAAATGCTTTAAAAGATTTAGATTACAAAGAAGCAACGGAAATACAAAAAAAAGCTATTCCAATTGCTTTAAAAAAAAGAGATATTCTAGCAGCTGCCCAAAGTGGGACAGGTAAAACTGCTGCTTTTTTATTACCAATATTAACAGAACTATTAGCAAATAAACAGCCAAACAAACCAATTCTTAGAGCTTTAATTTTAGTTCCAACAAGAGAATTAGCAACTCAAATATCAAAAGCAGTTGATGATTTTTCAAAATATATGGAAGTAGAATCAATAGCAATGGTTGGTGGAGTTTCAACAAAAGACCAAGAGAAAAAAATAGTAAAAGGTCTTGATATTTTAGTGGCAACATCAGGAAGATTGATGGAACACTTAAAAAATGGAACTGTTGATTTATCAAGTGTTACAACAGTTGTAATTGACGAAGTTGATACGATGCTTGATATGGGATTTTTAGAAGATATTGAAAAAATTCTTCCAAGTGTTGGACCAAAAAGACAAATCATGATGTTCTCTGCAACTATGAATCAAAATGTTAAAAAACTTGCAAAAGAATTTTTAACAGATCCAGTTGTAATTGAAGTTGCTCAACAAAGATCAGCTGTAAAAATCATTGACCAACAAATTGTTTTAGTTGATGAAGCAAATAAAGCAGCAGCATTATCATATATCATTGGTTCAAAAAACTATTCTCAAGTTTTGGTTTTTGTAAATATGAAAATTGAAGCTGATACTTTAGTTGAACATTTAGAACTTGATGGATTACCAGCTGGTTGTATTCATGGAGATGTTAGACAAACAGCTCGTGCAAAAGTTATGAGAAAATTCAAATCAGGAGAAATTAGAGTTTTAGTAGCAACTGATATTGCAGCACGTGGAATTGATATAGAACTTTTGCCTATAGTTGTAAATTATGCTCTACCTGAAACTGTAACTGATTATACACATAGAATCGGAAGAACTGGACGAGCTGGAAATCCTGGAATTGCTTTAACGCTTTTAAGTGTTAAAGATTATAAAATGATGATTGATATTGAAAAAGAGTTAATTATCAATATTCCAAGAACAGAAGTTGAAGGTTTTGAAGCAACAGAAAAAAAACCAAGACTATTTAAAGCAAGACCAAAAAAACTAAGTGTAAAAAAAGCTGAAGCTGGAAAAGTAGCTAAAAAAACAGGTTTTGCAAAAACAAATGCCCCTGAAAAAAAACCTGCCAAAAAGAAAAAAATCACTAAAAGAGATGATAATAGAAGTTTTGGGAAAAAATAA
- a CDS encoding cryptochrome/photolyase family protein, with translation MKQILWFRRDLRIADSAILSFAKDEVLPIFIFDKNILDKLERDDKRVTFIYNSVLKLKQDLKEIGLHLAIFYSTPKEVFESLKNQGFDSILCSVDFDNYAKKRDEEIAKIIPMQTFTDSFITHPNDCLKADKTPYKVFTPYYKNLSVIWNSYRLEEFETNKNLKLISYDFDFIPTLENMGFIKQTLPQFLQKSTDELLEDFEQKIDNYKIDRDFFDKNATSNLAIHLRFGLISPRQVFNKIKELKARTENKEFFIRELFWREFYNYILFHFPKSETSNLNEIKVNWNEDETVFQKWCEGNTGVPIIDAAMRYFNLTGTMHNRLRMIVSSYLTKNLLVDWKKGERYFASKLLDYEASSNVGSWQWAASTGADSVPYFRIFNPYLQSAKFDKDAVFIKSVIPELKDVNTKLIHSENGVQSNLFLDYPKQIVSIEFSRKRAIEEFKRANNEKC, from the coding sequence ATGAAACAAATTTTGTGGTTTAGACGAGATTTAAGAATTGCAGATAGTGCCATTCTTAGTTTTGCAAAAGATGAAGTATTGCCTATTTTTATCTTTGATAAAAATATTTTAGACAAACTTGAAAGAGATGATAAAAGAGTAACATTTATTTATAACTCTGTTTTAAAACTAAAACAAGATTTGAAAGAAATAGGGCTACATTTAGCCATATTTTATTCAACTCCAAAAGAGGTTTTTGAAAGTCTAAAAAATCAAGGTTTTGATAGTATTTTATGTTCAGTTGATTTTGATAATTATGCTAAAAAAAGAGATGAAGAAATAGCTAAAATCATCCCAATGCAAACCTTTACGGATTCATTTATAACTCATCCAAATGATTGCCTAAAAGCTGATAAAACACCTTATAAAGTTTTTACTCCATATTATAAAAACTTAAGTGTTATTTGGAATTCATATAGACTTGAAGAGTTTGAAACAAATAAAAATCTAAAATTAATCTCTTATGATTTTGATTTTATTCCAACACTTGAAAACATGGGTTTTATAAAACAAACTTTGCCACAGTTTTTACAAAAAAGCACAGATGAATTACTAGAAGATTTTGAACAAAAAATAGATAATTATAAAATTGATAGGGATTTTTTTGATAAAAATGCAACTTCAAATTTAGCTATTCATTTACGATTTGGACTAATTTCTCCACGACAAGTTTTTAATAAAATAAAAGAGTTAAAAGCCCGAACTGAAAATAAGGAGTTTTTTATAAGAGAGCTTTTTTGGAGAGAGTTTTACAACTATATTTTATTTCATTTTCCAAAAAGTGAAACATCAAATCTAAATGAAATAAAAGTAAACTGGAATGAAGATGAAACAGTTTTTCAAAAATGGTGTGAAGGAAACACAGGTGTTCCAATAATCGATGCAGCCATGAGATATTTTAATTTAACTGGAACAATGCACAATCGATTAAGAATGATAGTTTCTTCATATCTAACAAAAAATTTATTAGTTGATTGGAAAAAAGGGGAACGATATTTTGCTTCTAAACTTCTTGATTATGAAGCAAGTTCAAATGTAGGTTCTTGGCAATGGGCAGCAAGTACAGGAGCTGATTCTGTGCCATATTTTAGAATATTTAATCCATATTTACAATCGGCAAAATTTGACAAAGATGCTGTTTTTATAAAATCAGTAATTCCTGAACTAAAAGATGTAAATACAAAACTCATTCATAGTGAAAATGGTGTTCAATCAAATCTATTTTTAGACTATCCAAAACAAATAGTTTCAATAGAGTTTTCAAGAAAAAGAGCAATCGAAGAGTTCAAAAGAGCAAACAATGAAAAATGTTGA
- a CDS encoding LytR/AlgR family response regulator transcription factor, with protein sequence MIVDDESLALSRLKRLLNENGIEDITAFDNPIDALKEITKTKFDAVFLDISMPNITGLELADSIIQLEPKTFIIFQTAYSEFALEAYKSGGMGYLVKPIESNDIKNILEKIRNFKSSSHEQSKKILGKRGDKLYLIDISDIYYIKADLDEVIVRIKDADAYVRRKIGDLETLLSGKNFFRVHRSYIVNVDKIKSMKSVEQSKLQISFEGIDEIVTSSKEGAKDFREYIERRSL encoded by the coding sequence ATGATTGTTGATGATGAGAGTTTAGCTTTAAGCAGATTAAAAAGGTTGTTAAATGAAAATGGAATAGAAGATATAACAGCTTTTGATAATCCAATTGATGCACTAAAAGAGATAACAAAAACAAAATTTGATGCGGTTTTTTTGGATATTTCTATGCCAAATATTACAGGACTTGAATTAGCTGATTCTATTATTCAACTTGAGCCAAAAACTTTTATTATTTTCCAAACAGCTTATTCAGAGTTTGCTCTTGAAGCTTATAAAAGTGGTGGAATGGGATATTTAGTAAAACCAATTGAGTCAAATGATATAAAAAATATTTTAGAAAAAATCAGAAATTTTAAAAGTTCATCGCATGAACAATCAAAAAAAATCTTAGGAAAAAGAGGCGATAAACTTTATTTAATAGATATAAGTGATATTTATTACATCAAAGCAGATTTAGATGAAGTAATTGTCCGAATCAAAGATGCAGATGCTTATGTAAGAAGAAAAATAGGGGATTTAGAGACACTTTTAAGTGGCAAAAATTTCTTTAGAGTTCATAGATCTTACATCGTAAATGTTGATAAAATCAAATCAATGAAAAGTGTAGAACAATCAAAACTTCAAATCTCTTTTGAGGGAATTGATGAAATTGTAACTAGCTCAAAAGAGGGTGCAAAAGATTTCAGAGAGTATATTGAAAGAAGAAGTTTATAA
- a CDS encoding flagellin — translation MQINSNSTINQNVYSSANQSLARIATGIELNQSSDNASSLSIATSLLSQSNGYSQAIENTNSAIAATQIASSATNEQSKILDNVKEKLLQASTDTTSKEGRESILKEIKSQLDQFDKIASSTNYNGQTLLQKSSTDNSASDEQQYQSGLVGEDIIETSSVQSNTKGLGLTALANQDSATFSSSDARSFLESVDKAINGLNDVKSEFGTVQNQLESSSRNLLTQQTSTLNAASLFDTDYAKESSNFSKQNILAQIGAYGQVQSNNVNQQNVLRLLS, via the coding sequence ATGCAAATAAATTCAAACTCTACAATAAACCAAAATGTTTATTCAAGTGCAAATCAATCATTAGCTAGAATTGCAACAGGAATTGAATTAAACCAATCGAGTGATAATGCTTCTAGTTTATCTATTGCGACTAGTTTATTAAGTCAATCAAATGGTTATTCTCAAGCTATTGAAAATACAAATTCAGCAATAGCAGCAACACAAATTGCGTCAAGTGCGACAAATGAACAATCTAAAATTTTAGATAATGTAAAAGAAAAACTTTTACAAGCTTCAACTGATACAACAAGTAAAGAAGGAAGAGAATCTATTTTAAAAGAAATAAAATCTCAACTTGATCAATTTGATAAAATTGCAAGTAGTACAAACTACAATGGTCAAACTCTACTTCAAAAAAGTTCTACTGATAATTCAGCATCAGATGAACAACAATATCAATCTGGATTAGTAGGCGAAGACATAATTGAAACTTCAAGTGTTCAATCAAATACAAAAGGTTTAGGATTAACAGCTTTAGCAAATCAAGATTCAGCAACTTTTAGTTCAAGTGATGCAAGAAGTTTTTTAGAAAGTGTAGATAAAGCAATAAATGGACTAAATGATGTAAAAAGCGAATTTGGGACAGTTCAAAATCAACTTGAAAGTTCAAGTAGAAACCTACTCACTCAACAAACAAGTACTTTAAATGCAGCTTCATTGTTTGATACTGATTATGCAAAAGAGTCATCAAATTTTTCTAAACAAAATATTTTAGCTCAAATTGGAGCTTATGGACAAGTTCAGTCGAATAATGTAAATCAACAAAATGTATTGAGACTTCTTTCTTAA
- the hemH gene encoding ferrochelatase — translation MKRAVVLMNMGGPNNINEVKVFLRNMFNDKYIIGAPQPIRAMIGQIIIFKRLKESQKNYEKLGGMSPIVGHTKRLVRRLNKELDADVFYEMRYTPPFASDIMPKLKNYDEIYAIPMYPHYSSTTTKSSIEEFVKVAKKYNLDKKIKTIDSYYDNKFYNKAIVERIKEALKGEDSQDFELIFSAHGLTKKIIDKGDLYQKHILANVECAKKELESQNISFKKIHVAYQSRLGPMEWLRPYMEDKLKEIKSKVIIYPISFTVDNSETEYELDMEYAEVAHKLGIKDYRVAKTPNHHRYFMETIKEIYESLK, via the coding sequence TTGAAAAGAGCAGTTGTTTTGATGAACATGGGTGGACCAAATAATATAAATGAAGTAAAAGTATTTCTTAGAAATATGTTTAATGATAAATATATTATAGGTGCTCCTCAGCCAATACGAGCAATGATTGGACAAATAATAATTTTTAAAAGATTAAAAGAATCACAAAAAAACTATGAAAAACTTGGTGGAATGTCTCCAATTGTTGGACACACTAAAAGATTAGTGAGAAGATTAAATAAAGAACTTGATGCTGATGTTTTTTATGAAATGCGATACACTCCACCCTTTGCAAGTGATATTATGCCAAAACTAAAAAACTACGATGAAATATACGCAATTCCAATGTATCCACACTATTCAAGTACAACTACAAAATCATCAATTGAAGAGTTCGTAAAAGTTGCAAAAAAATATAATCTTGATAAAAAAATCAAAACAATAGATAGTTATTATGACAATAAATTTTATAATAAAGCAATAGTTGAAAGAATAAAAGAGGCTTTAAAAGGCGAAGATTCACAAGATTTTGAGCTTATTTTTTCAGCCCATGGTTTAACTAAAAAAATCATAGATAAAGGTGATTTATACCAAAAACATATTTTAGCAAATGTTGAATGTGCAAAAAAAGAGCTTGAATCTCAAAATATTTCTTTTAAAAAAATCCACGTTGCCTATCAATCAAGACTAGGACCAATGGAGTGGTTGCGACCTTATATGGAAGATAAGTTAAAAGAGATAAAATCAAAGGTAATAATTTATCCAATATCATTTACAGTTGATAACTCAGAGACAGAATATGAATTAGATATGGAATATGCAGAAGTTGCTCATAAGTTAGGAATAAAAGATTATAGAGTAGCAAAGACTCCAAATCATCATAGATATTTTATGGAAACAATAAAAGAGATTTACGAGAGCCTAAAGTAA